From a single Equus asinus isolate D_3611 breed Donkey chromosome 2, EquAss-T2T_v2, whole genome shotgun sequence genomic region:
- the TERB2 gene encoding telomere repeats-binding bouquet formation protein 2: MAPPPRPWVQGGAMFQGQRGWFCGSVSHDLRQFWVAEGGTISDPRAADFLFSCDASHPDTLRIYQSLDYIEDNATIFHAYYLSAVANAEIKNSVALGHFILPPACLQKEIRRKIGSFIWEQDQHFLIEKHDEVTPNEIKSLGESSKLATDHEKELSKSTEKRFIRTPVVEKQMYFPLQNYPVNNMVTGYISIDAMKKFLGELHDFIPGSSGYLAYHVQNEINMSAIKNKLKRKY; this comes from the exons ATGGCCCCTCCCCCACGTCCATGGGTACAAGGCGGCGCCATGTTTCAAGGGCAGCGGGGTTGGTTCTGCGGCAGCGTCAGCCATGACCTGAGGCAGTTCTGGG TGGCTGAAGGGGGGACGATCAGTGACCCGAGGGCCGCCGACTTCCTGTTCAGCTGTGACGCCTCCCACCCAGACACGCTGAG AATATATCAGAGCCTTGATTACATAGAAGATAATGCCACAATTTTTCATGCCTACTATCTCTCTGCAGTCGCTAACGCTGAAATAAAGAACTCGGTGGCTTTAGGTCATTTCATTCTTCCTCCTGCGTGCCTGCAAAAAG aaataagaagaaaaattggtAGTTTTATTTGGGAACAAGACCAGCATTTTCTAATAGAAAAG CATGATGAAGTAACACCAAATGAAATAAAGTCCCTTGGAGAAAGCAGTAAACTAGCAACAGATCACGAAAAAGAATTATCCAAAAG CACAGAAAAACGTTTTATAAGGACTCCAGTTGTAGAAAAGCAGATGTACTTCCCTCTTCAGAATTATCCAGTGAACAACATGGTAACAg gtTATATATCAATTGATGCCATGAAGAAATTCCTTGGGGAGCTACATGACTTCATTCCTGGAAGCTCAGGATATTTGGCATACCATgttcaaaatgaaataaacatgtcTGCTATAAAAAACAagttgaagagaaaatattaa